Proteins from a genomic interval of Alosa alosa isolate M-15738 ecotype Scorff River chromosome 8, AALO_Geno_1.1, whole genome shotgun sequence:
- the pla2g7 gene encoding platelet-activating factor acetylhydrolase isoform X1, producing MFTFTGFVQLALVKKIYDLSKSTAGVRHKWSWAALAMGNTGGHTGSMRIPPGNGPHQVGCTDLMVGHTTEGTFLRLFYPCNTHEDSERPEWIPSQEYFNGLADFMKINRSISERIFNYLFGLCTQPYVASWPPKGSLLRLWSIGNESASATFYFTENAEAEQQKEQASCKPPSVNPPHLNQQWMYHRPIKPGESEFPLRNKQVKQRADECIRALDLLIEINSGSPVENVLRTQFDFSTLENCMDLCKIAIMGHSFGGATVIEGLCKEGKFKCGVALDAWMFPIDEEIFPRVKQPIFFINSEKFQWVGNILRIKKLDSAFIPRKMITIRGTVHQSFPDFTFLTGNWLGKLLKLKGDINPNVAMDLCNKASLAFLQRHLSLERDFNQWDPLIDGKDDNLIQGTNITVPQSSI from the exons ATGTTCACCTTTACTGGATTTGTACAGCTggcgttagtcaaaaaaatatatgactTGTCTAAATCAACAGCAG GCGTGAGGCACAAGTGGAGCTGGGCAGCGCTTGCCATGGGGAATACCGGTGGCCATACCGGCAGCATGCGCATCCCCCCGGGGAATGGCCCCCACCAGGTGGGCTGCACGGATCTCATGGTGGGCCATACCACAGAG GGTACTTTCCTCAGGCTGTTCTATCCATGCAATACTCACGAGGACTCGGAAAGACCAGAATGGATCCCCAGTCAGGAGTATTTTAACGGCCTGGCCGACTTCATGAAGATCAACCGCTCCATCAGTGAAAGAATCTTTAACTACCTCTTTG GACTTTGTACTCAGCCATATGTTGCGAGCTGGCCTCCCAAGGGTTCATTGTTGCGGCTGTGGAGCATAG ggaacgAATCTGCATCTGCGACATTCTATTTCACGGAAAACGCAGAAGCAGAGCAGCAGAAGGAGCAGGCTTCGTGTAAACCGCCCAGTGTCAACCCCCCGCACCTCAACCAGCAGTGGATGTACCATAGACCTATAAAACCGGGGGAGAGTGAGTTCCCCCTCAGGAACAAACAG GTCAAGCAAAGGGCAGATGAGTGCATACGGGCTTTGGACCTGCTCATCGAAATCAACTCTGGTAGCCCAGTGGAAAATGTTCTGCGCACGCAGTTCGACTTCTCAACATTAGAG AACTGTATGGACCTATGTAAGATTGCCATTATGGGCCATTCATTTGGAGGAGCCACTGTCATTGAAGGTCTGTGTAAGGAAGGCAAATTCAA GTGTGGCGTTGCACTGGACGCGTGGATGTTCCCAATAGATGAGGAAATCTTCCCACGAGTCAAGCAACCCATCTTCTTCATAAACTCAGAGAAATTCCAGTGGGTCGGCAATATCTTACGCATCAAGAAGCTGGATTCTGCATTCATTCCCCGTAAAATGATTACGATCAG GGGTACAGTGCATCAAAGTTTCCCTGACTTCACCTTCCTGACGGGAAATTGGCTGGGCAAGCTGCTGAAGTTGAAAGGGGACATTAACCCAAATGTGGCGATGGACCTGTGCAACAAAGCCTCTTTGGCATTCTTGCAGAGACACCTGT CTCTTGAAAGAGACTTTAATCAGTGGGACCCACTGATTGATGGGAAGGATGACAACTTAATTCAAGGCACCAACATTACTGTACCGCAGTCGTCTATATGA
- the pla2g7 gene encoding platelet-activating factor acetylhydrolase isoform X2, which produces MGNTGGHTGSMRIPPGNGPHQVGCTDLMVGHTTEGTFLRLFYPCNTHEDSERPEWIPSQEYFNGLADFMKINRSISERIFNYLFGLCTQPYVASWPPKGSLLRLWSIGNESASATFYFTENAEAEQQKEQASCKPPSVNPPHLNQQWMYHRPIKPGESEFPLRNKQVKQRADECIRALDLLIEINSGSPVENVLRTQFDFSTLENCMDLCKIAIMGHSFGGATVIEGLCKEGKFKCGVALDAWMFPIDEEIFPRVKQPIFFINSEKFQWVGNILRIKKLDSAFIPRKMITIRGTVHQSFPDFTFLTGNWLGKLLKLKGDINPNVAMDLCNKASLAFLQRHLSLERDFNQWDPLIDGKDDNLIQGTNITVPQSSI; this is translated from the exons ATGGGGAATACCGGTGGCCATACCGGCAGCATGCGCATCCCCCCGGGGAATGGCCCCCACCAGGTGGGCTGCACGGATCTCATGGTGGGCCATACCACAGAG GGTACTTTCCTCAGGCTGTTCTATCCATGCAATACTCACGAGGACTCGGAAAGACCAGAATGGATCCCCAGTCAGGAGTATTTTAACGGCCTGGCCGACTTCATGAAGATCAACCGCTCCATCAGTGAAAGAATCTTTAACTACCTCTTTG GACTTTGTACTCAGCCATATGTTGCGAGCTGGCCTCCCAAGGGTTCATTGTTGCGGCTGTGGAGCATAG ggaacgAATCTGCATCTGCGACATTCTATTTCACGGAAAACGCAGAAGCAGAGCAGCAGAAGGAGCAGGCTTCGTGTAAACCGCCCAGTGTCAACCCCCCGCACCTCAACCAGCAGTGGATGTACCATAGACCTATAAAACCGGGGGAGAGTGAGTTCCCCCTCAGGAACAAACAG GTCAAGCAAAGGGCAGATGAGTGCATACGGGCTTTGGACCTGCTCATCGAAATCAACTCTGGTAGCCCAGTGGAAAATGTTCTGCGCACGCAGTTCGACTTCTCAACATTAGAG AACTGTATGGACCTATGTAAGATTGCCATTATGGGCCATTCATTTGGAGGAGCCACTGTCATTGAAGGTCTGTGTAAGGAAGGCAAATTCAA GTGTGGCGTTGCACTGGACGCGTGGATGTTCCCAATAGATGAGGAAATCTTCCCACGAGTCAAGCAACCCATCTTCTTCATAAACTCAGAGAAATTCCAGTGGGTCGGCAATATCTTACGCATCAAGAAGCTGGATTCTGCATTCATTCCCCGTAAAATGATTACGATCAG GGGTACAGTGCATCAAAGTTTCCCTGACTTCACCTTCCTGACGGGAAATTGGCTGGGCAAGCTGCTGAAGTTGAAAGGGGACATTAACCCAAATGTGGCGATGGACCTGTGCAACAAAGCCTCTTTGGCATTCTTGCAGAGACACCTGT CTCTTGAAAGAGACTTTAATCAGTGGGACCCACTGATTGATGGGAAGGATGACAACTTAATTCAAGGCACCAACATTACTGTACCGCAGTCGTCTATATGA
- the mep1a.1 gene encoding meprin A, alpha (PABA peptide hydrolase), tandem duplicate 1 → MSSSRLLLITGLLAVSCLPAVHATSDVHEVESEPNENPYLNLGAKTPLMEGDMAIPLGRNALLNTTYRWTFPIPYILSDDLDLNAKGCIFQAFEMYRLKSCVDFKPYEGEKSYIKFVKQDGCWSMVGDQQDGQLLSLGPGCDHKAVIEHELLHALGFYHEQSRQDRDDYINIDLTQVIDGLQHNFNKYDDGFITDQNTAYDYESVMHYRPFSFNKDPNIPTITTKIPDFYNVIGQYLDFSKLDVLRMNRMYKCPSSLTLLDQCSFEYTNICGMIQSATEEADWTQTLSSPGFEDHTLAGQCRDAGYFMHVNTSIGKAEDSALLQSRLLYPKRKQQCLQFFYKMTGSVKDRLVVWLKMDDGTGTVRKLKKVHTIYADADHSWKIVHVPVEVDVKFRYAFQAVRGDPAAGGGIFIDDITLTETRCPAGVWRIPNFSQIMATATTSTTLDSPRFYSPEGYAYGVRVKPLSDYTDYTGNYTGLYFHLLSGENDVVMQWPAVNRQATLVVMDQDPDVKLRMSTARSLTTDLIKTPDGKVWWDNPSKVGTWDATNKWFRSESRGWRNMVKHFDLKRRNYLKNDDLILFVDFEDLTPLIKTEVPVVPNP, encoded by the exons ATGTCCTCTTCTAGGCTTCTCCTCATAACAGGGCTGCTCGCAGTGTCCTGCTTGCCTGCT GTTCATGCAACATCTGATGTACATG AGGTGGAAAGTGAGCCCAATGAGAACCCTTATCTTAACCTTG GAGCTAAAACTCCTCTGATGGAAGGAGATATGGCCATACCA CTTGGCCGTAATGCTCTCCTAAACACAACATACAGATGGACATTTCCTATCCCTTATATCTTATCTGACGACCTTG ATCTGAATGCCAAAGGCTGCATCTTCCAGGCTTTTGAGATGTATCGCCTCAAATCCTGTGTTGACTTCAAGCCTTATGAAGGGGAAAAGAGCTATATTAAATTTGTGAAACAAGATGG TTGTTGGTCCATGGTTGGTGACCAGCAGGATGGTCAGTTGCTCTCTCTGGGTCCTGGTTGTGACCATAAGGCTGTGATTGAACATGAGTTGCTGCACGCTCTAGGTTTCTACCATGAGCAGTCCCGCCAGGACCGAGACGACTATATCAACATCGATCTCACCCAAGTCATTGATG GGTTACAGCATAACTTCAATAAGTACGATGACGGCTTCATCACCGACCAGAACACGGCTTACGACTATGAATCTGTCATGCACTACCGTCCCTTCTCCTTTAACAAAGACCCCAACATTCCCACAATCACCACCAAGATTCCCGATTTCTACAACGTCATTGGCCAGTACCTGGACTTCAGTAAACTGGATGTGTTACGGATGAACAGGATGTATAAATGCC CCTCCTCTCTGACACTGCTGGACCAGTGCTCCTTCGAGTACACCAACATCTGTGGGATGATCCAGAGCGCCACAGAGGAAGCAGACTGGACCCAGACGCTGAGCAGCCCGGGCTTTGAGGACCACACCCTCGCTGGACAATGCAGAG ATGCTGGATACTTCATGCATGTGAACACCTCGATTGGAAAGGCAGAGGACTCGGCCCTGCTTCAGTCTCGTCTGCTCTACCCGAAGAGGAAGCAACAGTGCCTACAGTTCTTCTACAAGATGACCGGCAGTGTGAAGGACAGGCTGGTGGTCTGGCTTAAGATGGACGACGGTACAGGGACAGTGCGCAAGCTGAAGAAAGTGCATACAATTTATG CTGATGCTGACCATTCCTGGAAAATTGTGCACGTGCCAGTGGAAGTTGATGTCAAGTTCCGCTACGCCTTCCAGGCCGTGCGGGGCGATCCAGCAGCAGGCGGTGGTATCTTCATCGACGACATCACCCTGACCGAGACGCGGTGCCCCGCCGGCGTGTGGCGCATCCCGAACTTCTCTCAGATCATGGCGACAGCCACCACCAGCACGACCCTGGACAGTCCTCGCTTCTACAGTCCCGAGGGCTACGCATATGGCGTCCGCGTCAAGCCGTTGTCCGACTACACGGACTACACGGGCAACTACACAGGGCTCtacttccacctgctcagcggAGAGAACGACGTGGTGATGCAGTGGCCCGCCGTCAACCGCCAGGCCACTCTGGTGGTGATGGATCAGGACCCTGACGTGAAGCTGCGCATGTCCACGGCACGCAGCCTCACCACCGACTTGATAAAGA CGCCTGATGGCAAAGTTTGGTGGGACAACCCCTCAAAGGTGGGAACCTGGGACGCAACAAACAAGTGGTTCCGCAGTGAGTCCAGGGGTTGGCGAAACATGGTGAAACACTTTGACCTTAAACGACGGAACTATCTGAAAAACGATGACCTCATCCTCTTTGTGGACTTTGAGG ATCTAACACCGTTGATTAAGACAGAGGTGCCTGTTGTACCTAATCCATAA
- the LOC125299250 gene encoding meprin A subunit alpha-like, giving the protein MRLLGIVCSLALLSLSSSFTARRLDKQKSHAIDEDGLIRRDIPFINKGLKTPVVHGDIALPPSRNALIDKAYRWTFPIPYILTDSLDLNAKGVIHQAFETYRLKSCVDFKPHEGEASFIKFEKLDGCWSMVGDLKEGQQLSLGEGCDYKGTIMHELLHALGFYHEQSRTDRNDYVNIWWDQVLPGMEHNFDYYVDTYITDQNTPYDYESIMHYGPYSFNKDPNYPTITAKDPEMTKLLGQYNDFSDMDLLRLNRMYNCSAPLTLLDQCAFESNSVCGMIQNAKDNADWTLTRSSPAEHDHTLVGQCNNAGFFMHFPTNMGLPDDSAFLESRILYPKRKLQCLQFFYKMTGSPKDKLVIWAKKEDSKGKTLSTTAAATFIGDDDHSWKIAHVPFNMDGKFRYAFQGLRGDPSSSRGGIVIDDITLAETRCPSGVWRIANFSQHIANMAPGEYLQSPRFHSPEGYGFGIQLVPNSEVYSGWMGAFLHLTSWVNDGVLQWPAGNRQVTITVLDQHPDVTRRQSFSYSFTTQRMQLIPGTNLNFWGKPELVGTYDPSCDCYRGPTWGWNGFFSHYELQRRSYLKNDDLILFIEFEDLTPLDNLVQPRAGTV; this is encoded by the exons ATGAGGCTCCTGGGCATCGTCTGCAGCCTGGCTCTTCTCAGCCTATCCTCCTCCTTCACC GCAAGGAGGCTGGACAAACAGAAAT CTCATGCCATTGATGAAGATGGTCTTATCAGGAGAGATATCCCATTCATCAATAAAG GATTGAAAACTCCGGTTGTGCATGGGGACATTGCCCTACCT CCTAGTCGCAATGCACTGATTGACAAGGCCTACAGATGGACATTCCCCATACCGTACATCCTGACCGACTCCCTTG ATCTGAATGCTAAGGGGGTGATCCATCAGGCGTTTGAAACCTACAGACTCAAGTCCTGTGTGGACTTTAAACCTCATGAAGGAGAGGCGAGCTTCATCAAATTTGAAAAGCTGGATGG CTGCTGGTCGATGGTTGGAGATTTGAAGGAGGGCCAGCAGCTCTCCCTGGGCGAGGGTTGTGACTACAAAGGCACCATCATGCATGAACTCCTCCATGCCCTCGGCTTCTATCATGAACAGTCCCGCACTGACAGGAACGACTATGTCAACATCTGGTGGGATCAAGTCCTGCCCG GTATGGAGCATAACTTTGACTATTACGTCGACACCTACATAACAGACCAGAACACACCATATGACTATGAGTCCATCATGCATTACGGCCCCTACTCCTTCAATAAGGACCCAAATTACCCCACCATCACAGCCAAGGACCCTGAGATGACCAAGTTGCTCGGCCAGTACAATGACTTCAGTGATATGGACCTGCTGAGGCTGAATAGGATGTACAACTGTT CTGCTCCACTGACTCTGCTGGACCAGTGTGCTTTTGAGtccaacagtgtgtgtggaaTGATTCAGAATGCCAAAGACAACGCAGACTGGACCCTCACACGCAGCTCTCCAGCGGAACATGACCACACTCTGGTGGGACAGTGCAACA ATGCTGGATTCTTCATGCACTTTCCCACAAACATGGGGCTTCCTGATGACTCAGCATTTTTAGAGTCCAGGATCCTGTACCCCAAAAGGAAGCTCCAATGTCTGCAGTTCTTCTACAAGATGACTGGAAGCCCGAAGGACAAACTTGTGATTTGGGCCAAGAAGGAGGACTCCAAGGGGAAGACCCTTTCCACTACAGCAGCTGCCACTTTCATCG GTGATGATGACCACTCCTGGAAAATTGCACACGTGCCTTTCAACATGGATGGCAAATTCCGCTATGCCTTCCAGGGTCTCCGCGGAGACCCGTCTAGCTCCCGGGGTGGCATCGTGATCGACGACATCACTTTGGCTGAGACGCGGTGCCCGAGTGGCGTTTGGCGCATCGCCAACTTCAGCCAGCACATCGCCAACATGGCCCCGGGCGAGTATCTCCAGAGCCCGCGCTTCCACAGCCCAGAGGGCTACGGCTTCGGCATCCAACTCGTCCCCAACTCGGAGGTGTACTCCGGCTGGATGGGCGCCTTCCTCCACCTCACCAGCTGGGTGAACGACGGCGTGCTTCAGTGGCCAGCAGGGAACCGACAGGTCACCATAACGGTACTGGACCAGCACCCCGACGTGACACGCCGCCAATCCTTCTCCTACAGCTTCACCACACAACGCATGCAGCTCATACCTG GTACCAATCTAAACTTCTGGGGCAAGCCTGAGTTAGTGGGGACGTACGACCCTTCCTGCGATTGCTACCGCGGCCCGACCTGGGGTTGGAACGGTTTCTTCTCCCATTATGAGCTGCAGCGGAGGAGCTACTTGAAAAATGATGATCTCATTCTCTTCATCGAGTTTGAAG ATCTCACCCCTCTGGATAATCTTGTTCAGCCAAGAGCAGGCACTGTCTGA
- the mep1a.2 gene encoding meprin A subunit alpha: protein MGSLNTRWKITILTAFLLVLKAEAVPTYYNDGNDVDAGELREDIPEINLESSRDLFQGDIAVDPRRNAILDGNWKFPIPYILTDSLELNAKGVILQAFEMYRLKSCVDFKPYEGESTYLSFAKLDGCWSFVGDFGTGQNLSIGARCDTRAIVEHELLHALGFYHEQSRSDRDDYVKIHWDQILEGKEHNFNKYEDDFITDLNTPYDYESIMHYRPLSFNKDPNIPTITTAIPAFNNVIGQRLDFSAVDLERLNRKYECAAPLTLLDQCSFEQINICGMIQNEQDNGDWIQTPSTTGSNDHTLGGQCRDAGLFMHFDTSKSTVGNSALLESRILYPRRSHQCLQFFYRMTGAAGDRLVIWLRMDDSTGTPRKVIKVHTITGDGNASWKIAHVPLSTGEKFRYFFQGMAGVENQASSGISIDDITLSETACPGAVWQISGFSSILASTPVGTGIHSGRFYNSEGYGYGFTVYPKGRDADSAEYLGVTFHLYSGENDGVLEWPAMNRQVTITTMDQDPDATLRMSNSRSFTTDSNYKWNRPVDGNGTWDTNCSCYRGPEMGWGTFTSHLQLQRRSFLKNDDLIIMADFDDLTHLLKTEVPVVASAKEERPLDKKEPLPPNELAAQDARPREVRAVTQPCSPNPCLNGGVCVEKQGQATCRCASGRSTFYSGDMCETRQVAGSVVGVLVGGVVGSMALVMAILAVIRQRT from the exons ATGGGCTCCTTGAATACAAGGTGGAAAATCACAATTTTAACAGCATTTCTGTTGGTTCTGAAG GCTGAAGCAGTGCCGACATATTATAATGATG GGAATGATGTGGATGCAGGGGAGTTGAGAGAAGACATTCCCGAAATTAATTTAG AATCATCAAGAGATCTCTTTCAGGGAGATATTGCCGTAGAT CCCAGAAGAAATGCCATTCTGGACGGCAACTGGAAGTTCCCTATCCCTTACATCCTGACAGATTCTTTGG AGCTGAATGCCAAGGGTGTGATCCTGCAGGCATTTGAGATGTATCGACTCAAGTCCTGTGTTGACTTCAAGCCTTACGAGGGCGAGAGCACTTACCTCTCTTTCGCTAAGTTGGACGG GTGCTGGTCTTTTGTGGGCGACTTTGGGACAGGCCAAAATCTGTCCATCGGGGCCAGGTGTGACACCAGAGCCATCGTTGAGCACGAGCTCCTCCACGCCCTCGGCTTCTACCATGAGCAGTCGCGGTCTGACCGTGACGATTACGTCAAAATCCACTGGGACCAAATCCTGGAAG GGAAAGAGCACAATTTTAACAAGTATGAGGATGACTTCATCACGGACTTGAACACACCGTACGACTACGAGTCCATCATGCACTACCGCCCCCTCTCCTTCAACAAGGATCCCAACATCCCCACCATCACCACGGCGATCCCTGCTTTCAACAATGTTATTGGCCAGCGGCTAGACTTCAGTGCAGTCGACCTGGAGAGACTGAACCGCAAGTATGAATGCG CTGCTCCTCTGACCCTGCTGGACCAGTGCTCCTTTGAGCAGATCAACATCTGTGGGATGATTCAGAACGAGCAGGACAACGGGGACTGGATACAGACCCCCAGCACCACTGGCAGTAATGACCACACCCTGGGAGGCCAGTGCAGAG ATGCTGGCCTATTTATGCACTTCGACACGTCAAAGTCAACAGTAGGGAACAGTGCTCTGCTGGAGTCTCGGATCCTGTATCCCCGGAGGAGCCACCAGTGCCTGCAGTTCTTCTACAGGATGACAGGGGCTGCTGGAGACCGCCTTGTCATCTGGCTGCGGATGGACGACAGCACAGGGACCCCCCGCAAAGTGATAAAAGTGCACACCATCACAG GTGATGGAAATGCTTCCTGGAAGATCGCTCATGTGCCTCTGAGCACTGGGGAGAAGTTCCGTTACTTTTTCCAGGGAATGGCGGGAGTTGAGAACCAGGCTTCAAGTGGCATCTCCATCGACGACATCACTCTGTCAGAGACGGCATGCCCCGGTGCCGTATGGCAGATCAGCGGCTTCAGCAGCATTCTCGCCTCCACGCCAGTTGGCACCGGCATCCACAGCGGCCGCTTCTACAACTCTGAGGGCTATGGGTACGGGTTCACCGTTTACCCCAAAGGCCGAGATGCAGACTCTGCTGAGTACCTTGGAGTGACCTTTCACCTTTACAGTGGTGAGAATGATGGCGTGTTGGAGTGGCCAGCCATGAACAGACAGGTCACCATCACTACCATGGACCAAGACCCAGATGCCACGTTGCGAATGTCCAACAGCCGCAGCTTCACCACTG ACTCCAACTACAAGTGGAACAGGCCAGTGGATGGTAACGGTACGTGGGACACAAACTGCTCCTGCTATAGGGGACCGGAGATGGGCTGGGGCACCTTCACCTCCCACCTGCAGCTGCAGAGGAGGAGCTTCCTGAAGAACGACGACCTCATCATCATGGCTGACTTTGATG ACCTGACCCACTTGCTGAAGACCGAGGTGCCGGTGGTGGCCTCAGCCAAGGAGGAGAGACCGCTGGACAAGAAGGAGCCACTCCCGCCCAATGAGCTCGCAGCCCAAGATGCCCGACCAAGGGAGGTCCGCGCCGTCACTCAGCCCTGCTCTCCTAACCCCTGTCTaaatggaggagtgtgtgtggagaaacaGGGCCAGGCCACATGCAG GTGTGCATCTGGACGGTCCACATTCTATTCAGGTGACATGTGTGAAACTCGGCAGGTTGCAGGATCTGTTGTGGGGGTTCTGGTTGGAGGAGTAGTGGGCTCCATGGCCCTAGTTATGGCCAT